A genomic window from Montipora capricornis isolate CH-2021 chromosome 8, ASM3666992v2, whole genome shotgun sequence includes:
- the LOC138013541 gene encoding uncharacterized protein, producing MLSEALSKLKENGKNRVNHFEVAEIQTALVPVGSRDRPVHTDDTKPHQKLSAKGSNSSRGSDNGNSMGEGTVVQLPRPAEGGRLECDRIIMDDGTAIHFFDENDDSGVREKAHRRSRERQDENHRSGFFVTLCSSWRNGCSVYSGKRRGDLIIYIPPSYLDKRKIASTKIDVTART from the exons ATGCTGAGTGAAGCTCTTTCAAAgctaaaagaaaatggaaaaaatcgTGTGAATCATTTTGAAGTGGCTGAAATTCAGACAG CACTGGTTCCTGTGGGTTCTAGAGATCGCCCAGTGCATACAGATGATACGAAACCTCATCAGAAACTATCAGCAAAAGGTAGTAACAGTAGCAGAGGATCTGATAATGGCAACAGCATGGGAGAAGGAACTGTCGTTCAGCTGCCGCGACCGGCTGAGGGAGGACGCCTTGAGTGTGACAGGATTATTATGGATGATGGAACAGCTATTCACTTCTTTGATGAAAATGACGATTCAGGTGTGAGGGAAAAAGCCCACCGAAGATCAAGAGAACGACAGGATGAG AACCATCGGAGTGGGTTTTTCGTCACTTTGTGCTCGAGTTGGAGGAATGGCTGCTCCGTATATAGTGGCAAGAGAAGGGGTGATCTTATTATTTATATACCTCCATCTTACCTAGATAAGAGGAAGATCGCTTCCACAAAAATTGACGTTACTGCCAGAActtaa